In Hemicordylus capensis ecotype Gifberg chromosome 3, rHemCap1.1.pri, whole genome shotgun sequence, one DNA window encodes the following:
- the DYNLT3 gene encoding dynein light chain Tctex-type 3 isoform X1, whose product MEEFHPHNDEMTFNTEEAHSIIKDCIEGVLGKADYDHDKINQWTAAIVEQSLTHLVKLGKTYKYIVTCAVMQKCGAGLHTASSCFWDTTTDGTCTVRWENRTMNCVVNVFAVAIIL is encoded by the exons ATGACCTTCAACACTGAAGAAGCCCACAGTATTATTAAAGAT tgcattgaaGGTGTTCTGGGCAAAGCAGATTACGATCATGACAAAATCAATCAGTGGACTGCTGCTATAGTTGAACAATCTTTAACACATCTGGTAAAACTGGGGAAAACATACAAATACATTG TAACCTGTGCAGTCATGCAGAAGTGTGGAGCTGGCCTCCACACAGCAAGCTCATGCTTTTGGGATACCACAACTGATG GTACCTGCACAGTCAGATGGGAAAACAGAACTATGAACTGCGTTGTCAACGTCTTTGCTGTAGCCATTATCCTGTAG
- the DYNLT3 gene encoding dynein light chain Tctex-type 3 isoform X3, whose translation MWQHSKMKPCTWRHTWLQSEMMTFNTEEAHSIIKDCIEGVLGKADYDHDKINQWTAAIVEQSLTHLVKLGKTYKYIVTCAVMQKCGAGLHTASSCFWDTTTDGTCTVRWENRTMNCVVNVFAVAIIL comes from the exons ATGTGGCAGCATTCAAAGATGAAACCTTGCACGTGGAGACACACTtggctgcagtctgaaatg ATGACCTTCAACACTGAAGAAGCCCACAGTATTATTAAAGAT tgcattgaaGGTGTTCTGGGCAAAGCAGATTACGATCATGACAAAATCAATCAGTGGACTGCTGCTATAGTTGAACAATCTTTAACACATCTGGTAAAACTGGGGAAAACATACAAATACATTG TAACCTGTGCAGTCATGCAGAAGTGTGGAGCTGGCCTCCACACAGCAAGCTCATGCTTTTGGGATACCACAACTGATG GTACCTGCACAGTCAGATGGGAAAACAGAACTATGAACTGCGTTGTCAACGTCTTTGCTGTAGCCATTATCCTGTAG